The following proteins are co-located in the Lagenorhynchus albirostris chromosome 2, mLagAlb1.1, whole genome shotgun sequence genome:
- the FPGT gene encoding fucose-1-phosphate guanylyltransferase isoform X1: protein MAATSALPGVSLREATQRRLRRFSELRGKPVAAGEFWDIVAITAADDKQELAYKQQLSEKLKKKELPLGVQYHVFVDPAGAKIGNGGSTLCALRCLEKLYGDEWNSFTILLIHSGGYSQRLPNASALGKIFTALPFGSPIYQMLELKLAMYIDFPSHMNPGILVTCADDIELYSIGESEYIRFDKPGFTALAHPSSLTVGTTHGVFVLEPFNYLEHRDLEYRSCHRFLHKPSIEKMYQFDAVCRRRNFFQQNFAGGDIPSLKLDPEYVYTDSLFYMDHKTAKKLLAFYEKIGTLNCEIDAYGDFLQALGPGATVEYTRNTSNVTKEESELVDMRQRIFHLLRGTSLNVVVLNNSKFYHIGTTEEYLFHFTSDSNLKSELGLQSIAFSIFPAIPECSSNKSCIIQSILDSRSSVAPGSVVEYSRLGPDVSVGENCIISGSYIITTAVLSAHSFVCSLSLKMNRHLKYSTMACGVHDNLKKNVKTLSDIKLLQFFGICFLSCLDIWNLKVTEELFSGNKTCLSLWNARIFPVCSSLSDSVTTSLKMLNAVQNKSAFSLNKYKLLSIEEMLFYKDVEDMITYREQIFLEITLNRKQSDLETS from the exons ATGGCAGCCACGAGTGCCCTTCCAGGCGTATCTTTGCGAGAAGCCACCCAGCGAAGGTTGCGGAGGTTTTCAGAGCTTAGAG GCAAACCTGTGGCAGCTGGAGAATTCTGGGACATTGTTGCAATAACAGCAGCTGATGATAAACAGGAACTTGCTTATAAGCAACAACTGtcagaaaagctgaaaaaaaaggaGTTACCTCTTGGAGTTCAGTATCATGTTTTTGTTGATCCTGCTGGAGCCAAAATTG gaaatgGAGGATCGACACTTTGTGCCCTTCGATGTTTGGAAAAGCTTTATGGAGATGAATGGAATTCTTTTACCATCCTATTAATTCACTCTG GTGGCTACAGTCAACGCCTTCCAAATGCAAGTGCTCTGGGGAAAATTTTCACTGCTTTACCTTTTGGTAGCCCCATTTATCAGATGTTGGAATTAAAACTAGCCATGTACATTGATTTCCCCTCACATATGAATCCTGGGATTCTGGTTACCTGTGCAGATGATATTGAACTTTATAGTATTGGAGAATCTGAGTATATTAGATTTGACAAACCTGGCTTTACTGCTTTAGCTCATCCTTCTAGTTTGACTGTAGGTACAACACATGGAGTATTTGTCTTAGAACCTTTTAACTATTTAGAACATAGAGACCTCGAGTACAGAAGCTGCCATCGTTTCCTTCATAAGCCCAGCATAGAAAAGATGTATCAGTTTGATGCTGTGTGTAGACGTAGAAACTTTTTTCAACAAAACTTTGCTGGGGGTGACATACCCTCTCTTAAATTAGACCCTGAGTATGTCTACACAGACAGCCTATTTTACATGGATCATAAAACAGCGAAAAAGTTACTtgctttttatgaaaaaataggTACACTGAACTGTGAAATAGATGCCTATGGAGACTTTCTGCAGGCTTTGGGACCTGGAGCAACTGTGGAATATACCAGAAACACATCAAATGTTACTAAAGAAGAGTCAGAGCTGGTAGACATGAGGCAGAGAATATTTCATCTTCTTAGAGGAACATCACTAAATGTTGTTGTTCTTAATAACTCCAAATTTTATCACATTGGAACAACTGAagaatatttgtttcattttacttctGATAGCAATTTGAAGTCAGAGCTTGGCTTACAGTCCATAGCTTTTAGCATCTTTCCAGCAATACCAGAATGCTCTAGCAACAAATCCTGTATCATTCAAAGTATATTGGATTCAAGAAGTTCTGTGGCACCTGGCTCAGTTGTAGAGTATTCCAGATTGGGGCCTGATGTTTCAGTGGGGGAAAATTGCATTATTAGTGGTTCTTATATCATAACAACAGCTGTCCTGTCTGCACATTCTTTTGTGTGTTCCTTAAGCTTGAAGATGAATAGACACTTAAAGTATTCAACTATGGCATGTGGAGTGCACGACAACttgaaaaagaatgttaaaacatTGTCAGATATAAAGTTACTTCAATTCTTTGGAATCTGTTTCCTGTCATGCTTAGACATTTGGAATCTCAAAGTTACAGAGGAACTGTTCTCTGGAAACAAGACATGTTTGAGTTTGTGGAATGCTCGTATTTTCccagtttgttcttctttgagTGATTCAGTTACAACATCCCTAAAGATGTTAAATGCTGTACAGAACAAGTCAGCATTCAGCCTGAATAAATATAAGCTGTTGTCCATTGAAGAAATGCTTTTCTACAAAGATGTGGAAGACATGATAACTTATAGGGAGCAAATTTTTCTAGAAATTACTTTGAATAGAAAACAGTCTGATTTAGAGACATCTTAA
- the FPGT gene encoding fucose-1-phosphate guanylyltransferase isoform X2: MFLLILLEPKLVHIYGNGGSTLCALRCLEKLYGDEWNSFTILLIHSGGYSQRLPNASALGKIFTALPFGSPIYQMLELKLAMYIDFPSHMNPGILVTCADDIELYSIGESEYIRFDKPGFTALAHPSSLTVGTTHGVFVLEPFNYLEHRDLEYRSCHRFLHKPSIEKMYQFDAVCRRRNFFQQNFAGGDIPSLKLDPEYVYTDSLFYMDHKTAKKLLAFYEKIGTLNCEIDAYGDFLQALGPGATVEYTRNTSNVTKEESELVDMRQRIFHLLRGTSLNVVVLNNSKFYHIGTTEEYLFHFTSDSNLKSELGLQSIAFSIFPAIPECSSNKSCIIQSILDSRSSVAPGSVVEYSRLGPDVSVGENCIISGSYIITTAVLSAHSFVCSLSLKMNRHLKYSTMACGVHDNLKKNVKTLSDIKLLQFFGICFLSCLDIWNLKVTEELFSGNKTCLSLWNARIFPVCSSLSDSVTTSLKMLNAVQNKSAFSLNKYKLLSIEEMLFYKDVEDMITYREQIFLEITLNRKQSDLETS, encoded by the exons ATGTTTTTGTTGATCCTGCTGGAGCCAAAATTGGTACACATTTATG gaaatgGAGGATCGACACTTTGTGCCCTTCGATGTTTGGAAAAGCTTTATGGAGATGAATGGAATTCTTTTACCATCCTATTAATTCACTCTG GTGGCTACAGTCAACGCCTTCCAAATGCAAGTGCTCTGGGGAAAATTTTCACTGCTTTACCTTTTGGTAGCCCCATTTATCAGATGTTGGAATTAAAACTAGCCATGTACATTGATTTCCCCTCACATATGAATCCTGGGATTCTGGTTACCTGTGCAGATGATATTGAACTTTATAGTATTGGAGAATCTGAGTATATTAGATTTGACAAACCTGGCTTTACTGCTTTAGCTCATCCTTCTAGTTTGACTGTAGGTACAACACATGGAGTATTTGTCTTAGAACCTTTTAACTATTTAGAACATAGAGACCTCGAGTACAGAAGCTGCCATCGTTTCCTTCATAAGCCCAGCATAGAAAAGATGTATCAGTTTGATGCTGTGTGTAGACGTAGAAACTTTTTTCAACAAAACTTTGCTGGGGGTGACATACCCTCTCTTAAATTAGACCCTGAGTATGTCTACACAGACAGCCTATTTTACATGGATCATAAAACAGCGAAAAAGTTACTtgctttttatgaaaaaataggTACACTGAACTGTGAAATAGATGCCTATGGAGACTTTCTGCAGGCTTTGGGACCTGGAGCAACTGTGGAATATACCAGAAACACATCAAATGTTACTAAAGAAGAGTCAGAGCTGGTAGACATGAGGCAGAGAATATTTCATCTTCTTAGAGGAACATCACTAAATGTTGTTGTTCTTAATAACTCCAAATTTTATCACATTGGAACAACTGAagaatatttgtttcattttacttctGATAGCAATTTGAAGTCAGAGCTTGGCTTACAGTCCATAGCTTTTAGCATCTTTCCAGCAATACCAGAATGCTCTAGCAACAAATCCTGTATCATTCAAAGTATATTGGATTCAAGAAGTTCTGTGGCACCTGGCTCAGTTGTAGAGTATTCCAGATTGGGGCCTGATGTTTCAGTGGGGGAAAATTGCATTATTAGTGGTTCTTATATCATAACAACAGCTGTCCTGTCTGCACATTCTTTTGTGTGTTCCTTAAGCTTGAAGATGAATAGACACTTAAAGTATTCAACTATGGCATGTGGAGTGCACGACAACttgaaaaagaatgttaaaacatTGTCAGATATAAAGTTACTTCAATTCTTTGGAATCTGTTTCCTGTCATGCTTAGACATTTGGAATCTCAAAGTTACAGAGGAACTGTTCTCTGGAAACAAGACATGTTTGAGTTTGTGGAATGCTCGTATTTTCccagtttgttcttctttgagTGATTCAGTTACAACATCCCTAAAGATGTTAAATGCTGTACAGAACAAGTCAGCATTCAGCCTGAATAAATATAAGCTGTTGTCCATTGAAGAAATGCTTTTCTACAAAGATGTGGAAGACATGATAACTTATAGGGAGCAAATTTTTCTAGAAATTACTTTGAATAGAAAACAGTCTGATTTAGAGACATCTTAA